The DNA sequence ATTGACCAAAGTTTCAACACCTATGGCACAAATGCTGCTGGGGGTACTGGTAAATTCACAAACTACGGTCCAAATGTGAATGTCCCCAATATTAAGTTCACTTCCTATTCCGACGCAGCTACTGGTCGGAATCAAGATTTTACTGCCTACTCACAAAATGCTAATGCTGGTGACCAATCTTTCAGTAACTATGGCAAAAATGGGAATGGGGCTGATAGTAAATTCACCAGCTATGGTACAGACACAAATGTTATAGGTTCAACCTTTACAAACTATGGTCAGACAGCAAATGGTGGCAACCAAAATTTCACATCTTATGGTACCAATGGAAATGTTCCTGAAAATAATTTCAAGAACTATGGTGCTGGTGGTAATGGTCCAACTGAGACTTTTACTAATTACAGAGATCAAGCTAATGTTGGAGATGACAATTTTCAGAACTATATCAAGGATACAAATGCTGGTGAAGCAAATTTTGTCAACTATGGTCAATCTTTTAACGAAGGTACTGATAAATTCACTGGCTACGGTAAAGGTGCTAACGACCCAAAAGTTAATTTCAAAACTTATGGGGTTAATAACACTTTCAAAGATTATGTCAAAGATTCTGCCACATTTTCTAATTACCACAACAAATCATCTCAAGTTTTGGCTTCGTTGACCGAGGTCAACGGTGGCAAAATGGTGAATAACCGGTGGGTTGAGCCCGGAAAGTTTTTCCGGGAGAAGATGTTGAAGAGTGGTACAATTATGCCTATGCCAGATATAAAGGATAAGATGCCTAAAAGGTCGTTTTTGCCCCGGGTGATTGCTGCTAAATTACCATTTTCTACCTCCAAGATTGGCGAGATGAAGAAAATCTTTCACGCCGGCGATGATTCTCCGGTGGCAAAGATGATCGGCGATGCTTTGACGGAGTGTGAAAGAGCACCGAGTGCCGGCGAGACAAAACGGTGTATTAACTCAGCTGAAGATATGATTGATTTTGCAACTTCCGTTTTGGGCCGAAACGTTGTCGTTCGAACAACTGAGAATACAAAAGGGTCAAAGGAGAATATCATAATAGGATCAGTCAAAGGAATCAACGGTGGAAAAGTCACCAAATCAGTGTCTTGTCATCAGAGCTTGTTCCCTTACTTGCTCTATTACTGCCATTCGGTTCCTAAAGTTCGGGTCTACGAAGCGGATATTTTGGACCCGAATTCAAAGGCCAAAATCAACCATGGAGTTGCTATTTGCCATGTGGATACGTCTTCATGGGGACCCAGTCATGGAGCATTTGTTGCACTCGGGTCGGGACCCGGGAAGATTGAGGTTTGTCACTGGATCTTTGAAAATGACATGACTTGGGCAATTGCTGATTGAGCCAAGCAAAGGATTTGAATTGAATAAATGTGCAATTTTTCTTATTCGGGTCGAACCGGGTGTGttacaagaagaagaaaaaggtacCACTGGTTTGACTTTTatagtaattaattaattattattattatagactCATTTATATTTTGAGTACCCTTTTGTGTAAGTTGTTCAACTTTTGCCTTCATTAACTTTGAATGGCTGTCAATTTACAATTGTTATGTAATCATTCTATTGTTGTCTCTCTATATTTGGGCAAAGTAATTGTTATTACTCTATGATTTGTGCATTCATATTCTTTTCATTGCTCCAAGTAGAAAAAGGAAAATAGATTTAAAAAATAAGCCAATCATCTTTACGAAGTGTCCATATGAATAGACAAGTTAAACCTTCACAACTTTAGAAATTGATTGCTCtcttttttatcttctttttatttttgcaaAATAAACAGAATCTCATTTTGGTAATGTGACGGAGCATTGTGTAGAGGTAAAAGTTTTATCATAAAAGGAACGTTCTGTCATCTTTAAAAGTAAAAAAGTTGGTAACATTAACTGTGACGGAAAGGTATCCAGATTGGTTTCTTCTCTTTGCTTacggaaatttttataaatcacTATAGTTTAGAACCTAATAACTATAGTTTGGCTAATTACTATGTGTAGCTACGATTTACGGTCAATTGTGTTTGTTGGTACAACGAATACAATCTTTATCAATTGTATTAGTTCGCGCAATTGTATTCATTTGCGCAACGAAGACAACATGTATCAACTGTAACCAAGGCGAAATACAAATGATACAACCTGTATCGACTGTATACAAGGGTCTATACAAAGGATATAACTTGTATCGACTGTATTCGTATCGATTGTATTAGttcgcgcaacgaatacaaccAATGCGCAATACAAAAATACAGAAAAATGAAATGCTCTTGTTGAGAGTTGAACTACATCTACTAACTAAGCGAGGCTCTAACCAACTAACGGCGGGAGCTTGTTTCACTCTTGTTTTagttcaaaataattaatctctTATTTCATGAATTTGCTATAGAACTCAaacctccccataccccactattGTTACTTTAGAACTCAAACATAGCTGTGAATGGTAAATTTACTGAAAGTATAATTACGCATGATAAACACAGTGTAATTGTTTGATATGTCGTGTAATTTTCCCTTTACTACGATAAATTTCTCGCATCACACAGATACTTATACTTGTTTTAACAAATGGGAGAAAGTTTTGATATGATAAACATCTCTCCCTATAAGAGATTTTTCGGATGGTCAATGGTCACCGACTTCCATTTTATTACCTAAGTTACTAAACTATTTCTGTAATAGAAAATTACTTTATTTGACTGACTATCACAAAAGTCATTAAACTATTTTTTTTGTAACCAAAAAGCTACTGATTAATTTTGCCTAAATTTCATATAAAACTCATTAGGAGTTTGATGCATAGACAAAGTTGAGAAATCTTTTTACCACAAAAGATAGTTTAATGACTTCATGTGATATTTAAGCTACATTTAGTAAGTTTTTCATTGCAAGAAGTAGTTTGCTGACTTAGAGCTCGTTTGGCCAAGCTgtcaaaaattatttattttaaaaaagtatttttttcagaaGTGCTTtatccaaaagtacttttgggaaAAAACtgtttgtgtttggccaattcaTTTAAGAAGTACTTTTTGCAACATTTGATAAATAAATTATGTTTGACCAATCTTTCGAAAAAGTGCTCTTGAGTGTCAAATTACCAAAAAGGATAGTACCAAGGTCTTATAATTGTTTCAAAGAGAAAAATGAACTCAAATATTTATCGTAAGagacttttaatattttttattttatttaattaaaatataaaaataaaataaacatacatattaaatatttaaatcaatataACATATATAGTTATACCAAATCATATAATATTATCTAGTATAATTACTTATTATTTACAAGATGATTTAAATaatcaaaatacatcattcaGTATGAATTAGAAGTCTATTCCACAAATTAATATATATTGATAATTCACCATGAAATAATAAGCAAAGTCACTCACACATTATAACATTTCTCAACAATTTCATCTCTAATTCTATCACACAACGCCTCCATATAAGTAGAAGACTTCCCTTTCATTTCTAAAGGAATATCAGAAGACCCATCTCCTTCCTCAGTCTCTGCAGTAACGTCTTCATTAGCATAATAGTTGAATTCCTTATCGGTCGAAGAATATTGTCGGATGAAATTATGTATAGCTGTAACAAGATGATTCTGAGTGTGAAACTTGAAAGATGGCATTGAGCGTAAAatagaaataattttaaatattataaaaaattattattttcgtaAAAAACAATAGTTAagtatatttaaattcaaaaagagtaactaattatcAACGGCATTCaatgcataatttaatttttttcttcaatttaaattcaaaaagtaATTATTACCTAATCTAACTAACTTTGTCCTAAATTACCAAGTGGCCTATTGTGAGGCTGTCACTTAGTTTAATGTGGatgcattttcttcttcttttaataatatatagattatgcGATGCAATTATAAATTTATTACCTATTGACAGGTAATTTTCACAAATTAGATTTGATAATTGTTTTAAAGATTCGAGAATTAATAGTCTATAATAGAGAAATTATAAATGATTATTTATAGGAAGAGAATTGATAATCCAAAGAAGGATGTAGATAATTTGCTTCAgtgtgaaaaaagaagaagataatttGAAAAATTACAAGACATTAcacaaagaaaaaatcaaaaacaagaaaagccaataatttatttttgagaagttacaATATGATTCATGTATATGATGTCTTTAATTTTGAAAGAATGGTAAAAACTAGAAACAAAATGAAAAGAACAAGCTTAAATCAGTGAgggataatttgaaaaatataaatttatggtgAAGATAGTTTTGttttgaataaattaattttctgttTCTGCTTCTACTTTttggaagaagctagaatttTCTGTTTCTTCTCAAAAGCAGAAAAACTTTCTGCTTTTGTTGCTGGTGAAAAATACTTCACCGTCTTGGCCAAACAACTTAAATTTTTTGgggaaaaaaaaagtacttttagcCTCCGAGAAACTTGGCCAATACAGGCTCTTAGCtgcaataaaataaaaaaagtactTACAGGCTCGTAAGCATAATAGTATAAGTATGTTTGACTGTGAGACCGACTCATCGAACATAGAAAAAAGTTGGCCATAATGATCGAAAGATTTGAAATGgtatattatatattaaatattatataggaCTTGCGCATTCTTGTACAAACCAATACAAACAAAGTAATACGAATATCTCCCATAGACAATCTATTTCCATCCGATCGGTGGGAGCGAGAAAAAAGCAAATCGATCTAGTGGCTTTTCCACATAATTAATAGGGAtaagtaggggtgtcaatggatatttaaaaactaattaaaccgaccaaaccgTATCGTACCgaatcgatttttaggtttcATTTAATAAAATCGtagttttttttataaatttataactgtaccgataattaggatagattttttattttatgaaaataaaccgaaaaatactgaaccgtaccgaataaatttatcatgtaaaaaatatatttatatattaagtttaaaaataataaagcactaATTTTTTTTGGGCCTTGAAATTATGAAACAGTTACAAACCAACAAGTAagtaaactcaaaatcctaattctcaaatctattatgctactcctattgaaactaaattattttcagtATATTGACTAACAAGACACAAGATAttgtagcgattatgagtagcaaaccaCAATGTATTGAATAGgtttcctttcgtatgatttagatttatctttttgaatatttaatcttctatagactttattcttgaatcccaacttggttaatatcttttcacttgtgtgatttatattttttttgtatttgctTAATTAGTTTCTTTTGCACTGCCGTGGAacagttgatggatctatactttAACCATATTTCATATTATCTTAATTCATCacttttcaaaatataaaatatctagagagttttgctaaatCTTATAAAAGTACGTATGCTATTGCATTCTAattctactagtgacttttacatgatattaaaaaatattaccgAAAATTaatcgaaccgtaccgataccgaagagaaaccgacatgattgggacggtttcgaaaagtctaattttggttatatataatagaataaccgaaaaattgatatggtacaaattttataaaataagagtccggaaccaaaataataCATTTTTGGACTCACGACACAAAAATAGGTGGAAAAGAAAGTTagtgaccataatatatatatcGTCTTTTTAAAagacgctataccttaacggccaTTTGGCCAGTTAAGTATATGTGAATTAATTTAGGCGAAAAACTATAGCGTCTTTTGTTAAAACGTTATATATATAGCGTCTTAACAAAAGAcgctatacatataaatatatatcgtCTCCTTCCCTTCCCCCAAAATAGAATCGTCCCCCCctcccttttttaaaaaaaaaaatcaaaacggTCCCCCCCtctatttttaatcaaaaaaAGTTGTGTGGAGCCTACCCGTCCTACAAAAAGTAAAGATTCTCTGTCCCACGTGCTAGCTAAGGCGTTATCTCGGACATTGTTGCTTGTttcaactccaaatcacaaaaTCTTCGACTTTCTAAAaaccttaaatcgaggtattccgacttagtttttgttaaaacttATATAAAAAAATGCATATGTGTTATTTTTTATATGCTCTATGTTATTTTGtaattgttttgcgttttaactaatttattattttttatccgggCTATAAGTTTTAGTGTGCTAAAACAATTcgtaaaatagagaaattgttattagttgttaaaaaaaatatattaattagttactttttattgtggtatatgtattttcgtgattgttttgtgattaaattaatttattaattttatccggtttagattatttatttgctaaaaaactagtaaactagataaattgttactttagttccatgtagtggtatcttgtggcctaatgtagttctcgtatttgtaatgtagtgaccttttagcgtagtaaaacaTATTACCCTTTAGTGGTATCTGCTGGTAGATGGACTTCCGGTTGTTTTGCCGCATGCCATGAGAGATTATATGGGATATTAGTACCTAGAGATGTTACAGCGGCTCACCGGTTTCCGGCCAGAGGATGAGGGTGTATTGGTTGGGGTTAATCGTCTTACGTTGACGCCCATCCGGCTGCATTTGGAGGCCATGCATGATGACATTACTCATGATACACCAAATCTTCATATTAACCGGTACACGAGGTTGCTGCTGCTGCTTATGTTTGGAGGCGTATTGTTCCCGAATAGTTCGGAAAACCTAGTCAACTTGAGATTTCTTTATCATCTTGAGCAGCTAGATGATTTACATCAGTACAACTGGGGTGATGCTGTTCTGGGCTACTTGTACAGGCAGATGTGTCGGGCATGCATGGGCACCCAGCGAGATGTTGAAGGATTTATGCCgctgctgcaggtgaaaacatagtcaaatACTCTCTTCATTATAACATACATCATtaaaatataccttaaattttacgtccaaattgtatattaggtttgggcctgggagcggttcctacAGTTTCAGCAACCTCTACCACCCATAGC is a window from the Nicotiana tomentosiformis chromosome 10, ASM39032v3, whole genome shotgun sequence genome containing:
- the LOC104092181 gene encoding polygalacturonase-1 non-catalytic subunit beta-like, producing MHTTKTLSLCMLLVLLFNVVVAGNEDNSGESGNPFTPKGYLIRYWKKQVSNDLPKPWFLLNKASPLNAAQYATYTKLVADQNALSTQLHSFCSSANLLCAPDLSPSLEKHSQDVNFASYNDKNFTNYGTTRAGGFDGFKNYSDGENIPVDSFRRYSRDSGGHDDRFSNYAPDGNVIDQSFNTYGTNAAGGTGKFTNYGPNVNVPNIKFTSYSDAATGRNQDFTAYSQNANAGDQSFSNYGKNGNGADSKFTSYGTDTNVIGSTFTNYGQTANGGNQNFTSYGTNGNVPENNFKNYGAGGNGPTETFTNYRDQANVGDDNFQNYIKDTNAGEANFVNYGQSFNEGTDKFTGYGKGANDPKVNFKTYGVNNTFKDYVKDSATFSNYHNKSSQVLASLTEVNGGKMVNNRWVEPGKFFREKMLKSGTIMPMPDIKDKMPKRSFLPRVIAAKLPFSTSKIGEMKKIFHAGDDSPVAKMIGDALTECERAPSAGETKRCINSAEDMIDFATSVLGRNVVVRTTENTKGSKENIIIGSVKGINGGKVTKSVSCHQSLFPYLLYYCHSVPKVRVYEADILDPNSKAKINHGVAICHVDTSSWGPSHGAFVALGSGPGKIEVCHWIFENDMTWAIAD